A single window of Colletotrichum higginsianum IMI 349063 chromosome 8, whole genome shotgun sequence DNA harbors:
- a CDS encoding TAM domain methyltransferase translates to MAAQGEETPSSSAAAIAAPTAPAAHPEEAANPATGLIDPDDGETDSAINVSIRDSLTSIRSSLLNFEDEYGRLYHSHSRGSEKSNLSWAVVISNHALTEYFFPHDNIEQDRLDLQHELFVRTFRGRLCTCPKFYGAKRVLDLGTGTGIWALEYAEEHPESEVRGLQLINFVISRLSLTTPQVIGVDLSPVQPDFMPPNCSFEIDDLEKPWTWSKSFDFIFSRTLNGSILDPVKLVDSIYKQLEPGGWFEAQDVCMSAQSDDDTIPENSSLVQWADEVVDAMEKIGRSLKLAMQWKQLLIDRGFEDVQETIYKWPTNTWPRDKTMKDIGGWGLANLDSFLESAALGTLTNIKGWSREEVLVLCSQARKEMRDPRIHVWWPVYVVTARKPGLPIQAPLE, encoded by the exons ATGGCAGCTCAGGGGGAAGagacgccgtcctcctcggcagccgCAATCGCAGCCCCAACGGCTCCCGCGGCCCATCCCGAAGAGGCCGCGAACCCGGCCACCGGCCTCATC GATCCAGATGACGGCGAAACCGATTCCGCCATCAACGTC TCCATCCGCGACTCCCTCACATCCATTCGGTCTTCGCTGTTGAATTTCGAAGACGAGTACGGACGCCTTTATCACTCCCACTCCCGCGGCAGTGA AAAGTCCAACTTGAGCTGGGCCGTTGTCATTAGTAACCATGCACTCACAGAATATTTCTTTCCTCACGATAAC ATCGAGCAAGATCGCTTGGACTTGCAGCACGAACTCTTTGTGAGGACTTTCAGAGGCCGCCTCTGCACCTGCCCAAAGTTCTACGGCGCCAAGAGAGTACTCGATCTCGGAACAGGTACCGGCATTTGGGCATTGGAATATG CCGAAGAGCATCCCGAGTCAGAGGTGAGAGGGTTGCAATTGATCAACTTTGTCATCTCACGCTTGTCACTCACCACACCTCAGGTCATTGGAGTCGACCTAAGCCCAGTACAACCGGACTT CATGCCGCCGAATTGCTCCTTCGAAATCGACGACCTTGAGAAGCCGTGGACTTGGTCCAAAAGCTTCGACTTCATCTTTTCCAGGACGCTAAACGGCAGCATTCTGGATCCAGTGAAATTAGTCGATAGCATCTACAA GCAACTCGAGCCCGGTGGCTGGTTCGAAGCCCAAGATGTCTGCATGTCGGCCCaaagcgacgacgacacgaTACCGGAGAACAGCTCGCTAGTACAGTGGGCCGACGAAGTCGTCGACGCGATGGAGAAGATTGGCCGCTCGCTCAAGCTTGCGATGCAGTGGAAGCAGCTCCTCATCGACCGCGGCTTCGAGGACGTCCAGGAGACCATCTACAAGTGGCCGACCAACACGTGGCCCCGGGACAAGACGATGAAGGACATCGGCGGCTGGGGCCTGGCCAACCTCGACTCCTTCCTCGAGTCCGCGGCGCTCGGGACGCTGACGAACATCAAGGGGTGGTCGAGGGAGGAAGTCCTCGTGCTGTGTTCGCAGGCGAGGAAGGAGATGCGTGATCCCAGGATCCACGTCTGGTGGCCAGT TTACGTTGTGACTGCTCGCAAACCGGGGCTGCCGATTCAGGCACCTCTGGAGTAA
- a CDS encoding Pantothenate transporter liz1: MSATKAIAPVVAPSDTNSDLNTSGKDDSPVTVTETNPGETKSSWWRKAVGLVWDSVEGDPEYRKYVQRLDTFFFPTVCFGYFIKYLDQTNYSNAFISGMQTDLNLYGNERNWLNTWFSLGIMIGSVPAQMSQLSFIRPSILIPSCEVIWSLLVIGMGFAKNIETMYALRFFIGLFEACAFPGYIAMLGGWYGPKELTKRLAILLQVESIASMFSGYLQAGLYSSMNGRHGIAGWRWLFIMDAIISLPIAIWGFFGLPDLPHNTKAFYWSPEHIKYGIERIEKFGQKAQQRLTWKEAKRIYLGWEIWVFVVPYTMVAACHSATSYFNLWLKAAGYSVVDANIYPTGGSALNIVATVIWGIIADHTGQNYLMIIIVQALMILSNILLSVWYIPKGALMFAYYLSYAGSAATPVLISWANRLNAGDPSLRQLLVATANVVSYAWVLWVPLVLFPTYDAPKYKYGYQILILFGGLAIISVTLMWYMYRRRE; this comes from the exons ATGTCGGCTACAAAGGCCATTGCCCCCGTCGTGGCACCGTCCGACACGAACAGTGACCTCAACACGAGCGGCAAAGACGACAGCCCTGTGACTGTGACCGAGACGAACCCTGGTGAGACGAAATCCTCCTGGTGGCGCAAGGCCGTGGGACTTGTCTGGGACTCTGTCGAGGGAGATCCGGAGTACCGCAAGTATGTCCAAAGGCTGGACACCTTCTTCTT CCCTACCGTCTGTTTTGGCTACTTTATCAAGTACCTCGACCAAACCAACTACA GCAATGCTTTCATCAGTGGAATGCAGACAGACCTCAACCTCTACGGTAATGAACGCAACTGGTTGAACACCTGGTTCAGCCTGGGCATCATGATCGGCAGTGTGCCCGCCCAGATGTCACAGCTGAGCTTCATCAGACCGTCGATTCTCATCCCATCATGCGAAGTCATTTGGTCGCTGCTGGTGATCGGCATGGGCTTCGCCAAGAACATCGAAACC ATGTACGCTCTACGTTTCTTCATTGGGCTTTTCGAGGCGTGCGCGTTTCCCGGTTACATTGCGATGCTGGGCGGATGGTACGGTCCCAAGGAGCTCACCAAGCGGCTGGCCATTCTCCTCCAGGTCGAGTCCATCGCAAGCATGTTCAGCGGTTATCTGCAGGCCGGCCTGTACTCAAGCATGAACGGCCGTCACGGCATTGCCGGGTGGAGATGGTTGTTCATCATGGACGCGATCATCTCGCTTCCCATCGCCATCTGGGGGTTCTTCGGACTCCCCGATCTGCCTCACAACACGAAGGCGTTTTACTGGTCGCCCGAG CATATCAAATACGGCATCGAAAGAATCGAGAAATTCGGCCAGAAGGCCCAGCAGAGGCTGACCTGGAAGGAAGCCAAGCGCATTTATCTCGGATGGGAGATCTGGGTATTTGTCGTCCCATACAC CATGGTGGCAGCATGCCATTCGGCAACAAGCTATTTCAACTTGTGGCTCAAGGCCGCTGGCTACAGCGTCGTGGATGCCAACATCTACCCGACCGGCGGGAGCGCCCTGAACATTGTTGCGACGGTGATCTGGGGCATTATCGCGGACCATACCGGGCAGAACTACCTGATGATTATCATCGTCCAGGCTCTGATGATTCTGTCCAACATCCTTCTTTCTGTGTGGTACATCCCCAAGGGCGCACTGATGTTTGCGTACTATCTGTCGTACGCCGGATCGGCTGCCACCCCCGTTCTGATT AGCTGGGCCAACAGACTCAATGCAGGCGACCCCAGCTTACGACAACTTCTGGTGGCCACCGCAAACGTCGTCTCTTATGCATGGGTTCTCTGGGTGCCTT TGGTTTTGTTCCCGACGTACGATGCACCAAAGTACAAATATGGATACCAGATTCTCATCCTTTTCGGAGGTctcgccatcatcagcgTCACTCTGATGTGGTACATGTACAGAAGAAGAGAGTAG
- a CDS encoding ABC-type dipeptide transport periplasmic component: MTPETLRLSLENVDFRLPTQVTDDNSVTALKSLVFEPLLRWQPHGHVLPGLFDRWESSPDARTWHFHIRDDAVFHDGEQCTAADVVNYINGLLDSRDYFGMRWSYSRYFEQTQFSTEGSQTVKVVSSEPFADIVGVFCEFWPSRLDKDGKPVLGTGPFRVVEFEREDGIGRARLQRLNPTRHNAPHIIVASTEPSAAKRLQLLRAGEVDAALNLERVDNLDLLDFDGSLKWGRVTSTLSAIYYLNCTEGIFTSPEARLAANLAIDNEALVKEVYRGFALPSATIVSPFHLGFPQSGLKPFPFDAERAREILKGLDTSEPLVLRTPTYMPEHAQKISAFVASSLRAVGFEVEVRVETNRPEYARQIGLQKQIGSLALFDSTPNSTFRVLDDKISSSSHATWWLGYHDDEVQRLFHEARNKIHYEDRAVAYAETLKRLQENPPWLYVAHPEVVWATRRDVGLRIGHSGVLTLES; the protein is encoded by the coding sequence ATGACGCCAGAAACGCTCCGCCTGTCCCTAGAAAACGTCGACTTCCGGCTGCCGACCCAAGTCACAGACGACAACAGCGTCACGGCTCTGAAGAGCCTCGTCTTTGAGCCTCTCCTCCGTTGGCAGCCCCACGGTCACGTCCTTCCCGGTCTCTTTGACCGTTGGGAGAGTTCTCCCGACGCCCGCACATGGCATTTTCACAtccgcgacgacgccgtgtTCCATGACGGAGAACAGTGTACGGCAGCTGACGTTGTCAACTACATCAACGGGCTCTTGGACTCGCGGGACTACTTTGGCATGCGCTGGAGCTACAGCCGCTATTTCGAGCAGACCCAATTCTCGACCGAAGGCAGCCAGACGGTAAAGGTCGTCAGCTCGGAGCCATTTGCGGACATTGTGGGCGTGTTCTGCGAGTTCTGGCCTTCGAGACTGGACAAAGACGGCAAGCCGGTGCTTGGAACAGGCCCTTTCCGAGTGGTTGAGTTCGAGCGTGAAGACGGCATCGGAAGGGCGAGATTGCAGCGGCTGAACCCGACCCGACACAACGCTCCGCACATCATCGTCGCTTCGACAGAGCCAAGTGCTGCCAAGAGACTCCAGCTACTTCGTGCGGGTGAGGTGGATGCTGCCTTGAATCTCGAGCGAGTGGACAaccttgacctcctcgactTTGACGGTTCCTTGAAATGGGGCCGAGTCACCAGCACGCTCTCGGCCATATACTATCTCAATTGCACCGAGGGCATTTTCACCTCGCCGGAAGCACGTCTTGCTGCCAATCTCGCGATCGACAATGAGGCACTCGTCAAGGAGGTATATCGCGGCTTTGCCCTGCCGTCCGCCACCATCGTTAGCCCCTTTCACCTCGGTTTCCCACAGTCAGGGCTGAAACCATTCCCTTTTGATGCAGAACGAGCCCGGGAAATACTCAAAGGCTTGGACACGAGTGAGCCCCTGGTGTTGAGGACGCCGACCTACATGCCGGAGCACGCGCAGAAAATATCCGCTTTCGTGGCGTCTTCGTTGCGAGCCGTCGGGTTCGAGGTTGAAGTTAGGGTTGAGACGAACCGTCCCGAGTACGCTCGCCAAATTGGCCTCCAGAAGCAGATTGGCAGCCTTGCGTTGTTCGACTCGACGCCCAACAGCACATTCAGGGTCCTGGATGACAAGATATCCAGCTCGTCCCACGCTACCTGGTGGCTCGGATAccatgacgacgaggttCAGCGGCTATTCCACGAGGCGAGGAACAAAATCCACTACGAGGACCGGGCTGTTGCCTATGCTGAGACGCTGAAACGGTTGCAGGAGAACCCTCCGTGGCTGTATGTAGCACATCCCGAAGTGGTGTGGGCAACTAGGCGGGACGTTGGTTTGAGGATCGGACATTCTGGTGTTCTCACTCTTGAATCATGA
- a CDS encoding Serine/threonine protein kinase, with protein MDTITPDTLQRHRAAAESFGSESLFVLRDGTTVDLASGYIPLLARFTHEDKAAKGLRKRSAGDKPEPPIYFSALELVRDNELLLLTGSSGSGKTTFAKHLCFRLATSGFGHARPLVRNDFGDTREEAWGSGRFLPCYFAVDNPHVLQTLVGVTIPALISTASKEGLALMVVIDTNDGAADASLDLLQLLFSSFVEHKKHKLLLLGTADVFGHSVLPPSIVRHALLPLLEAPRRQTVLRHLGPEFSESLIATGSSAETPALFALALQAQDRGDRAEELLDSWLSIALPGAAQTLTENAYNRISQGQPLAASNHRFVTGMVDNPAVSCSVVQQLLAARHLAELPVDIAVGLFRQHPQAHTFVIKSCLVRLSASGRSDDLVEGLLGGSPADGQRGALLVADLVGETEKFRDRVANLMLDIVSQGTLPASQRKKAGRILSRLGDPRDLTLLAEVPAGSFTMGSHSHPNSQPPENITLRSFRIGVYPVVVRDYLAFTRESARDWVSPDGADPERLNAPATDLTWHDAREYCTWLTHLWRASGTIGPHEQVRLPTEPEWERAARGDQQDDGNEGLVYPWGTTWDGDGANCETTGFNTTCAVGLFPKGRSPYGSLDMAGHVWEWCSTLWGEDMATPSFRYPWRDDGREAPDATEKVRRVLRGGCFSSPKVKANCTYRGSLEPSGYWRGNGFRIVVAQVE; from the coding sequence ATGGACACGATCACACCTGATACCCTCCAACGCCATCGAGCAGCCGCCGAGAGCTTTGGCAGCGAGTCCCTGTTCGTCTTGCGGGATGGGACAACAGTCGACCTGGCCAGTGGCTACATCCCTCTTCTTGCACGCTTTACCCACGAGGACAAAGCCGCCAAGGGCTTACGGAAGCGCAGCGCGGGCGACAAACCCGAGCCTCCCATCTACTTTTCCGCACTGGAACTGGTCCGCGACAATGAACTCTTGCTCTTGACCGGGTcgagcggcagcggcaagaCAACGTTTGCGAAGCACCTCTGCTTCCGCCTGGCGACCTCGGGTTTCGGTCATGCCCGGCCACTTGTCCGCAACGACTTTGGCGATACACGAGAGGAAGCTTGGGGTTCTGGGAGGTTTCTGCCCTGCTATTTCGCGGTGGACAACCCGCATGTGCTGCAGACTCTGGTCGGCGTTACGATTCCCGCCTTGATCAGCACAGCCTCGAAAGAAGGCCTGGCCCTGATGGTTGTGATTGATACGAACGACGGCGCGGCTGACGCCAGCCTGGATCTTCTTCAGCTACTATTCTCATCGTTTGTGGAACACAAGAAACACAAGTTGCTCTTACTCGGGACTGCAGATGTCTTCGGCCATTCGGTTCTGCCTCCCAGCATCGTTCGACATGCCTTGCTGCCACTGTTGGAGGCTCCTAGGCGACAGACCGTTCTGAGACACCTCGGACCCGAGTTCTCTGAGTCCCTGATTGCTACGGGATCTTCGGCAGAGACTCCAGCCTTGTTTGCGCTGGCGCTTCAAGCTCAAGACCGCGGCGACCGAGCCGAAGAACTCCTCGATTCATGGCTTTCGATTGCCTTGCCAGGCGCCGCTCAAACGCTCACCGAAAACGCCTACAACCGCATAAGCCAAGGCCAACCTTTGGCAGCTTCAAATCACCGTTTCGTAACCGGGATGGTCGACAACCCGGCGGTATCCTGCAGCGTTGTCCAACAGCTACTGGCGGCTCGGCACCTTGCAGAACTACCTGTGGATATTGCTGTCGGGCTATTCCGCCAACATCCCCAAGCTCATACCTTCGTCATCAAAAGTTGCTTGGTTCGTTTGAGCGCGTCAGGTCGCTCGGATGACCTTGTTGAGGGGCTTCTTGGCGGCTCGCCCGCCGATGGTCAACGAGGCGCCCTACTCGTAGCAGATCTTGTCGGAGAAACAGAGAAGTTTCGAGACAGGGTCGCCAATTTAATGTTGGACATAGTTTCACAGGGAACATTGCCAGCAAGTCAGAGGAAGAAAGCTGGCCGCATCCTTTCCAGGCTTGGCGACCCGCGAGATCTGACCCTGCTAGCAGAGGTGCCCGCCGGAAGCTTTACCATGGGCTCTCACAGTCATCCAAACTCACAGCCTCCGGAAAACATCACCTTGCGCAGCTTCCGCATCGGCGTATACCCGGTTGTTGTCAGAGATTACTTGGCCTTCACCCGGGAATCGGCCCGCGACTGGGTCAGCCCGGATGGCGCAGACCCCGAACGATTGAATGCGCCAGCAACAGACCTCACGTGGCATGATGCAAGAGAGTATTGCACTTGGTTGACTCACCTTTGGCGAGCGAGCGGCACGATTGGTCCTCACGAGCAGGTACGCCTTCCGACAGAGCCAGAGTGGGAGCGGGCAGCCAGGGGAGATCAACAAGATGACGGAAACGAAGGGCTGGTTTACCCTTGGGGCACGACCTGGGATGGCGACGGGGCCAACTGCGAAACCACAGGCTTCAACACGACATGCGCAGTCGGTCTGTTTCCCAAAGGCCGCTCGCCGTACGGCTCCCTCGACATGGCGGGGCATGTCTGGGAATGGTGCTCGACGCTCTGGGGCGAGGACATGGCCACCCCGTCCTTCCGGTACCCATGGCGAGATGACGGGCGAGAAGCGCCGGATGCCACTGAGAAGGTTCGGCGTGTGCTGCGCGGAGGGTGTTTCTCGAGCCCGAAGGTCAAGGCCAACTGTACATATCGCGGCAGTCTCGAACCGTCAGGATATTGGCGTGGAAATGGGTTCCGCATCGTGGTTGCTCAGGTAGAATAA
- a CDS encoding Beta-lactamase, whose product MGSFEGHIDTAVSNRDIPGVMLFAEDTSGDFKYSHIVGDDLKRQKPLAADDILTLASVTKLFTTIAALQLVEKGALSLDEDVSRHVPALAKLPVLKGFTEAGTPIESPRKKPITLRHLLTHSAGNSYDFLSDATREWQAFHGIKPTRGSTVEERFGHPLNYEPGEDWAYSSSSDWAGKLIEAVTGKSLERYMREHIWNPVGAASFTFDVEAVKPGLWGMTTRDKDTGKIVPYRGRDLNQGVTDCLGGQGSYGSAPDVMRVLHSLLVDDGKLLSPGTTAEMFRPQLSLESKKSLLKAMEEPEWAVGHFPVTREYDWGLGGLLVDGHSHPNRRNGTLMWSGASNVFWWIDRQSGLCGFFATQMLPAAEEGVRPHIKAFEDEMYARFKATRPRAAL is encoded by the exons ATGGGGTCGTTCGAGGGACACATTGACACTGCCGTGAGCAACCGTGACATCCCAGGCGTCATGCTCTTCGCCGAGGACACATCTG GCGACTTCAAATATTCACACATTGTCGGCGACGACTTGAAACGCCAAAAGCCCCTGGCCGCGGACGACATACTCACCCTCGCCTCCGTCACGAAGCTTttcaccaccatcgccgcccttcAACTCGTTGAGAAGGGcgccctctccctcgacGAAGATGTCTCAAGGCACGTCCCGGCGCTGGCGAAGTTGCCCGTCTTAAAGGGCTTCACCGAGGCCGGCACGCCCATCGAGTCGCCACGCAAGAAGCCAATCACCCTGCGCCACCTCCTCACCCACAGCGCCGGGAACAGCTACGACTTCCTGAGCGACGCGACGAGGGAATGGCAGGCGTTCCACGGCATCAAGCCGACCCGCGGGTCCACCGTCGAGGAGCGCTTCGGACACCCGCTGAACTACGAGCCCGGGGAAGACTGGGCCTACAGCTCCAGCTCGGACTGGGCCGGCAAActcatcgaggccgtcaccgGGAAATCGCTGGAGCGGTACATGCGCGAGCACATCTGGAACCCGGTCGGCGCGGCCAGCTTCACGTTCGACGTGGAGGCCGTGAAGCCCGGCTTGTGGGGGATGACCACCCGCGACAAGGACACGGGCAAGATCGTCCCCTACCGCGGCAGAGACTTGAACCAGGGAGTCACGGACTGTCTGGGCGGGCAGGGGTCGTATGGTTCTGCGCCAGACGTCATGCGCGTGCTGCATTCCctcctggtcgacgacgggaaGCTGCTGAGCCCAGGCACGACGGCGGAAATGTTCCGGCCCCAGCTCTCTCTGGAGTCCAAGAAGAGCCTGTTGAAGGCCATGGAGGAGCCCGAGTGGGCCGTGGGGCATTTCCCAGTCACCCGCGAGTATGACTGGGGGCTCGGGGGTTTGCTCGTTGACGGGCATAGCCACCCCAACAGACGAAACGGGACGTTGATGTGGAGTGGCGCGTCGAATGTTTTTTGG TGGATCGACAGGCAGTCTGGGCTGTGCGGCTTCTTCGCAACGCAGATGTTACCGGCGGCAGAGGAGGGGGTGCGACCACATATAAAAGCATTCGAAGACGAGATGTATGCGAGATTCAAGGCTACTAGACCTCGTGCTGCACTCTAA
- a CDS encoding Duf953 domain protein, protein MPINSSFTLPEAANALPLPENAAAPFFITFTTSNHPDTGESWCPDVRAALPLLNAAFSADGAPEMAFAEVGQRPEWKIPTNVFRTKWNVHNVPTLVRYQRLGGEVRETGRLVEAEILDERRLKELIVNGQD, encoded by the exons ATGCCCATCAACTCGAGCTTCACGCTACCCGAGGCAGCAAATGCCCTCCCTCTGCCGGAAAACGCCGCGGCGCCATTCTTCATCACGTTCACTACTTCTAACCACCCGGACACCGGAGAGTCATGGTGTCCCGACGTGAGGGCCGCTCTGCCGCTCCTTAacgccgccttctcggcggaCGGCGCGCCAGAGATGGCCTTTGCTGAAGTTGGACAGCGGCCTGA GTGGAAGATCCCTACAAACGTCTTTCGAACCAAGTGGAACGTCCACAACGTGCCCACTCTTGTGCGGTATCAGCgtctgggcggcgaggtcagGGAGACGGGTCGGCTGGTGGAAGCCGAGATTCTCGATGAGAGACGCCTCAAGGAACTTATTGTTAACGGGCAGGACTAA
- a CDS encoding Neutral protease 2, producing MKFLAGLSCFAALASAVVVDLSKRDSPLDVKIEAVGNSGVKASITNTGASDLKVLKAGSILDKLAVEKAEVFAGAEQVAFDGVRLRLATSGIAEDAFEIIPAGKTVEVEWDVAEVHDLSAGGKFDVAAKGSFSFADADSTDIAGTASFSSNVLSVDVDGAAAAKVRRDFHENVKRTVVQSDCTGTQRTATTTALSNCRALAAAASSAAVSGPAAKMTEYFKSSTTATRNTVAAVFARVASECGSTTSGVSRQYCTDIYPACSSGVIAYTLPSQSYMVNCPYFFNNMVALSSTCHAQDRATTALHEVTHLSQIKGTTDQSSCYGYSCVRSLTAAQNLNHADTYCEYHASKPWFEIVFTDLGSLTSSFRQRHLRWLLSRSPTILSAFGSVSAESPPPLVSFENGFRCNRSNCISKSTVLMTGMLESAVLEAFL from the exons ATGAagttcctcgccggcctttCCTGCTTCGCCGCTCTCGCGAGCGCCGTTGTTGTCGATCTCAGCAAGCGCGATAGCCCCCTCGACGTCAagatcgaggccgtcggcaaCTCTGGTGTCAAGGCCAGCATCACTAACACGGGTGCCTCGGACCTCAAGGTCCTGAAGGCCGGTTccatcctcgacaagctcgccgtcgagaaggccgaggtcTTTGCCGGAG CCGAGCAGGTCGCCTTTGACGGTGTCCGCCTCCGTCTCGCCACCTcgggcatcgccgaggacgccttCGAGATCATCCCCGCCGGCAAgaccgtcgaggtcgagtgGGACGTGGCCGAGGTCCACGACCTgagcgccggcggcaagtTCGACGTCGCGGCCAAGGGatccttctccttcgccgacgccgacagcaccgacatcgccggcaccgccagcTTCAGCTCCAACGTCCTcagcgtcgacgtcgacggcgcggccgccgccaaggtccGCCGCGACTTCCACGAGAACGTCAAGCGCACCGTCGTCCAGAGCGACTGCACCGGTACCCAGcgcaccgccaccaccaccgccctGTCCAACtgccgcgccctcgccgccgccgcctcctccgccgccgtctccggcCCGGCCGCCAAGATGACCGAGTACTTCAAgtcctccaccaccgccacccgcaacaccgtcgccgccgtcttcgcccgTGTCGCCAGCGAGTGTGGCAGCACCACCTCGGGCGTCTCCCGCCAGTACTGCACCGACATCTACCCCGCCTGCTCCTCCGGTGTCATCGCCTACACCCTCCCCAGCCAGAGCTACATGGTCAACTGCCCTTACTTCTTCAACAACATGGTCGCCCTCTCCAGCACCTGCCACGCCCAGGACAGGGCCACGACCGCGCTT CACGAGGTCACCCACCTCTCTCAGATCAAGGGAACCACCGACCAGAGCTCTTGCTACGGCTACAGCTGTGTTCGAAGCCTGACTGCGGCTCAGAACCTGAACCACGCCGACACGTACTGTGAGTATCATGCCAGTAAACCATGGTTTGAGATCGTGTTCACTGACTTGGGTTCCTTAACTAGCTCTTTTCGCCAACG CCATTTACGTTGGCTGCTAAGCAGATCCCCTACGATCTTGTCGGCTTTTGGGTCAGTCTCTGCTgagtcgccgccgccattggTCTCCTTCGAAAATGGTTTTAGATGCAACCGCTCTAACTGCATCTCTAAATCGACGGTTCTGATGACTGGGATGCTAGAGTCGGCAGTACTGGAGGCTTTCTTATGA